In Kineococcus sp. NBC_00420, a single genomic region encodes these proteins:
- a CDS encoding saccharopine dehydrogenase family protein — protein MARDIDIVLFGASGFVGRLTAAHLATHAPTGTRIALAGRSRERLTAVARDLGPAAANWPLVVADASDEASLRTLAESTHVVVSTVGPYLRHGLPLVQACARAGTHYADLTGEVLFARRSIDTAHETARASGARIVHSCGFDSVPSDLAVLLAHDWARIHDAGPLASATLEVVSARGGFSGGTVDSLRLQLDTARRDPQARRLVADPYALSPERASEPDLGRQPDAFGPHRRGVTGDWVAPFVMASYNTRVVRRSNALLDHAYGPRLRYAEVMAFSGRTAALRATAVTGVLAGLTGLLAVQPLRPLLDRLLPSPGTGPSEHTRRTGRFHLRLDARTQSGRRTTVTVAAQGDPGYAATAVMLGESALALALDGDRLPARAGVLTPATGIGLPLVDRLRRRGFTLDVAD, from the coding sequence CTGGCTCGCGACATCGACATCGTGCTTTTCGGCGCCTCCGGCTTCGTCGGGCGCCTCACCGCGGCGCACCTCGCCACGCACGCCCCCACCGGGACGCGGATCGCCCTGGCCGGCCGCTCGCGCGAACGGCTGACGGCCGTGGCCCGCGACCTGGGACCCGCCGCCGCGAACTGGCCGCTCGTGGTGGCCGACGCCTCCGACGAGGCGTCCCTGCGCACGCTCGCCGAGTCGACCCACGTCGTGGTCTCGACCGTCGGCCCCTACCTGAGGCACGGGCTGCCGCTCGTGCAGGCGTGCGCCCGCGCCGGCACCCACTACGCCGACCTGACCGGCGAGGTCCTGTTCGCACGCCGCAGCATCGACACCGCCCACGAGACGGCCCGCGCCAGCGGAGCCCGGATCGTGCACTCCTGCGGCTTCGACTCCGTCCCCTCCGACCTGGCCGTGCTGCTCGCCCACGACTGGGCACGGATCCACGACGCCGGACCGCTCGCCAGCGCGACGCTCGAGGTCGTCTCGGCGCGCGGCGGCTTCAGCGGCGGCACGGTCGACTCGCTGCGCCTGCAGCTGGACACCGCGCGCCGCGACCCGCAGGCCCGACGGCTGGTGGCCGACCCGTACGCCCTGAGCCCCGAGCGCGCGAGCGAACCCGACCTGGGCCGCCAGCCCGACGCGTTCGGCCCCCACCGACGCGGGGTGACGGGCGACTGGGTGGCCCCCTTCGTCATGGCCTCCTACAACACCCGGGTGGTACGACGCAGCAACGCCCTCCTCGACCACGCCTACGGCCCGCGCCTGCGCTACGCGGAGGTCATGGCGTTCTCCGGGCGCACCGCGGCCCTGCGGGCGACCGCCGTCACGGGGGTGCTGGCCGGGCTGACCGGCCTGCTGGCCGTCCAGCCCCTGCGGCCGCTGCTCGACCGTCTGCTGCCCTCCCCCGGCACCGGCCCCAGCGAGCACACCCGCCGCACGGGCCGCTTCCACCTGCGCCTCGACGCGCGCACGCAGTCCGGCCGCCGCACCACCGTGACCGTCGCCGCCCAGGGCGACCCGGGCTACGCCGCGACCGCGGTCATGCTCGGCGAGAGCGCCCTGGCCCTCGCGCTCGACGGCGACCGCCTACCTGCCCGCGCGGGGGTCTTGACCCCCGCCACGGGCATCGGGCTCCCGCTCGTGGATCGTCTGCGCCGCAGGGGTTTCACGCTCGACGTCGCGGACTGA
- a CDS encoding PIN domain-containing protein encodes MNSDAAVLIDTNVLIDGIVVDGAAISILTMFELAGGINSIADPAVRAARKRRYDVAASVFDPFPVSGRVLEAYPDIDAAVVAIGRKPRPRRLDLMIAATARAHELPLVTSNLDDYRGLEALLDLRSP; translated from the coding sequence GTGAACTCCGACGCAGCCGTTCTCATCGACACCAACGTGCTCATCGACGGGATCGTCGTCGACGGTGCCGCCATCTCCATCCTGACGATGTTCGAGCTGGCCGGAGGGATCAACAGCATCGCCGACCCGGCGGTGAGGGCGGCCCGCAAGCGGCGCTACGACGTCGCCGCCTCGGTCTTCGACCCCTTCCCGGTGTCCGGACGGGTTCTCGAGGCCTACCCCGACATCGACGCTGCCGTGGTGGCCATCGGTCGCAAGCCGAGGCCTCGGCGACTGGACTTGATGATCGCGGCGACCGCTCGAGCACACGAGCTTCCGCTGGTGACTTCCAACCTCGACGACTACCGAGGGCTGGAAGCGCTGCTCGACCTGCGAAGCCCTTGA
- a CDS encoding type II toxin-antitoxin system Phd/YefM family antitoxin produces the protein MRTISQRELRNDSGKILRELRDGEEFEVTINGESFGILRMTPLPARPQRFVSADALRALYAEAPLSTEQVEAWKRDVRDVVDDELDDPYLRATLRGER, from the coding sequence GTGAGGACGATCAGTCAGCGGGAGCTCCGCAACGACAGCGGGAAGATCCTCCGCGAGCTGCGCGACGGGGAGGAGTTCGAGGTCACCATCAACGGGGAGAGCTTCGGCATCCTGCGGATGACCCCACTCCCTGCCAGGCCCCAACGGTTCGTCAGCGCCGACGCCCTTCGAGCTCTGTACGCCGAGGCACCGTTGAGCACCGAACAGGTCGAGGCCTGGAAGCGGGACGTCCGCGACGTCGTCGACGACGAGCTCGACGACCCGTACCTCCGAGCCACCCTCCGCGGGGAACGGTGA
- a CDS encoding ABC transporter permease subunit codes for MSTELSPAPPSATRRPREHRVRRVLDRLDRRFLPVVGTVLTLVVMLGVGQQRYSTARADFLSMRLLSNLLLDNSYLLVLAVGMTFVILAGGIDLSVGAVVALVGLITAKLFTAGAPLPVVLVVGVLIGTCCGLLIGVMVQVFDIQPFIASLAVMFLARGLANVVSTNSLVIDDPSFSALASWSIKFGEGRGTWRINASMVIAVAVLLLAVYVLHYTRFGRSVYGLGAGDRGVAVELMGLRPARTRIGVYVISGTCAGIAGILFALYTKSGFNLTGIGMELDAIAAVVIGGTLLSGGVGFVLGTGAGVLVYGLIQVLIAREGLDSWYTRVFIGAVLLAFVVLQKVVTARRT; via the coding sequence ATGAGCACCGAACTGTCCCCTGCGCCCCCGAGTGCCACCCGCCGCCCGCGCGAGCACCGCGTCCGCCGGGTCCTGGACCGCCTCGACCGTCGGTTCCTCCCCGTCGTCGGCACGGTCCTGACCCTGGTCGTCATGCTCGGGGTGGGTCAGCAGCGGTACAGCACCGCACGCGCCGACTTCCTCAGCATGCGACTGCTCTCCAACCTGCTCCTGGACAACTCCTACCTCCTCGTCCTGGCCGTCGGCATGACCTTCGTCATCCTCGCGGGCGGGATCGACCTGTCCGTGGGAGCGGTGGTCGCTCTCGTCGGACTCATCACCGCCAAGTTGTTCACCGCCGGGGCGCCGTTGCCGGTGGTGCTGGTGGTGGGGGTCCTCATCGGAACCTGTTGCGGGCTCCTGATCGGGGTCATGGTCCAGGTCTTCGACATCCAGCCGTTCATCGCGTCGCTGGCCGTCATGTTCCTGGCCCGCGGCCTGGCCAACGTGGTCAGCACCAATTCCCTCGTCATCGACGACCCCTCCTTCTCCGCTCTGGCGTCGTGGAGCATCAAGTTCGGTGAGGGCCGGGGGACGTGGCGGATCAACGCCAGCATGGTGATCGCCGTCGCCGTGCTGCTGCTCGCGGTCTACGTCCTGCACTACACCCGCTTCGGGCGCAGCGTGTACGGCCTCGGTGCCGGGGACCGCGGCGTCGCGGTCGAACTCATGGGCCTGCGTCCGGCCCGCACCCGCATCGGGGTCTACGTCATCTCCGGCACCTGCGCGGGCATCGCGGGGATCCTCTTCGCGCTGTACACGAAGTCCGGGTTCAACCTCACCGGGATCGGCATGGAGCTCGACGCCATCGCCGCCGTCGTCATCGGCGGGACCCTGCTCTCGGGGGGTGTCGGGTTCGTCCTCGGCACCGGGGCCGGGGTTCTCGTCTACGGCCTGATCCAGGTCCTCATCGCCCGCGAGGGGCTGGACTCCTGGTACACCCGCGTCTTCATCGGCGCCGTGCTGCTGGCCTTCGTCGTCCTGCAGAAGGTCGTCACCGCGCGCCGGACCTGA
- a CDS encoding ABC transporter permease, with protein MSGTPKNANPSAVLQRVSQHGLLWPVLALVVLLLACGLKSPGFLDVATRDGNLYGQLIDLLRNSATPLLLALGMCLVIATGGIDLSVGAVMAISLAVSLTYLAGASDPGSPGTVVIAVVLGLALGLVVGAFNGFMVTSLGIQPFIATMILMVAGRGIAMLITKGQITTVTSAPFKFLGSGFVLGVPVPVLIAAVVFVLVALTVRRTALGMFLESIGINREASRLAGVKARSTTWTVYVLAGVLAALAGIVYGAPTMAADANNIGLLKELDAIMVVVLGGTRLDGGRFHLGGLVVGALLLSTLERAVIVFELPSQTTPLFKALVLIAVCVAASPYLRSRLHRSASRPQRSIPTEVAA; from the coding sequence GTGAGCGGCACCCCGAAGAACGCGAACCCGTCCGCGGTGCTGCAACGGGTCTCCCAGCACGGTCTGCTCTGGCCGGTCCTGGCCCTGGTCGTCCTGCTCCTGGCCTGCGGTCTGAAGAGCCCGGGGTTCCTCGACGTCGCCACCCGTGACGGCAACCTCTACGGCCAGCTCATCGACCTGCTGCGCAACAGCGCGACGCCCCTGCTGCTGGCGCTGGGCATGTGCCTGGTCATCGCCACCGGCGGCATCGACCTCTCCGTCGGAGCGGTGATGGCGATCTCGCTGGCCGTCTCCCTCACCTACCTCGCCGGAGCCTCCGACCCCGGTTCCCCCGGGACGGTCGTGATCGCGGTCGTGCTCGGTCTCGCGCTGGGTCTGGTGGTCGGCGCCTTCAACGGGTTCATGGTGACCTCGCTGGGGATCCAGCCCTTCATCGCGACGATGATCCTCATGGTCGCCGGGCGCGGCATCGCCATGCTCATCACCAAGGGGCAGATCACCACCGTCACCAGCGCGCCGTTCAAGTTCCTGGGTTCCGGCTTCGTCCTGGGCGTCCCCGTCCCCGTTCTCATCGCCGCCGTGGTCTTCGTCCTCGTCGCCCTCACCGTGCGCCGCACCGCGCTCGGCATGTTCCTGGAGTCCATCGGCATCAACCGCGAGGCCAGCCGGCTCGCCGGGGTGAAGGCCCGCTCGACGACCTGGACGGTCTACGTCCTGGCCGGGGTGCTCGCCGCTCTGGCCGGGATCGTCTACGGCGCACCGACGATGGCCGCCGACGCCAACAACATCGGGCTCCTCAAGGAACTCGACGCGATCATGGTGGTCGTTCTCGGTGGTACCCGGCTGGACGGTGGGCGTTTCCACCTCGGTGGTCTCGTCGTCGGCGCTCTGCTGCTCTCGACCCTGGAGCGCGCGGTCATCGTCTTCGAGCTCCCCAGCCAGACGACACCCCTGTTCAAGGCCCTCGTGCTCATCGCGGTCTGCGTCGCGGCGTCGCCGTACCTGCGGTCGCGTCTGCACCGGTCCGCATCCCGGCCCCAGCGATCGATCCCCACGGAGGTGGCGGCATGA
- a CDS encoding sugar ABC transporter ATP-binding protein, producing the protein MSNTRTTAGETVVRMTGITISFPGVKALDGVDLTLRRGEVHALMGENGAGKSTLIKALTGVNRIDHGGMTVEGRDVRFTGPSQAQTAGIATVYQEVNLCPNLTVAENVMLGHEIRRGPFIDWAATRRAARGYLQRLNLDVDVRSQLSAHSIAVQQLCAIARALVVDSRVLILDEPTSSLDRAEVAELFRVIRQLRDAGVAILFVSHFLEQVYDLSDRMTVLRNGRFVGEFLTAELPRRELISHMIGRSGEALAGIEEQARAAVTTHSARETPLMTGLGIGRSGVVEPFDLDLYPGEIVGFAGLLGSGRSEAARLLVGADRPDQGTLTLDARPVKLPTPLAALRRHIAMSSEDRKKEGIIGDLTVRENIALALQAGRGTWRRIPARELDEIVQKYMVVLNINPPNPNALIRNLSGGNQQKVLLARWLATAPRLMVLDEPTRGIDIGAKTEIQRLVADLAADGMSIVFISSELEEVLRLSQRIVVMRDRQKIAEITNDASVTTDTILETIADTEVRAS; encoded by the coding sequence ATGTCGAACACGCGAACCACGGCGGGGGAAACCGTCGTCCGGATGACGGGGATCACGATCAGCTTCCCCGGGGTCAAGGCCCTCGACGGGGTCGACCTCACCCTGCGCCGGGGTGAGGTGCACGCTCTCATGGGCGAGAACGGCGCCGGGAAGTCCACGCTCATCAAGGCGTTGACGGGGGTGAACCGCATCGACCACGGCGGGATGACGGTCGAGGGGCGCGACGTGCGCTTCACCGGTCCCAGCCAGGCCCAGACCGCCGGGATCGCCACCGTCTACCAGGAGGTGAACCTCTGCCCGAACCTCACGGTGGCCGAGAACGTCATGCTCGGCCACGAGATCCGGCGCGGTCCGTTCATCGACTGGGCGGCCACCCGCCGGGCCGCGCGTGGTTACCTGCAGCGGCTCAACCTCGACGTCGACGTCCGCTCCCAGCTCTCCGCGCACAGCATCGCCGTCCAGCAGTTGTGCGCCATCGCCCGGGCCCTGGTCGTGGACTCCAGGGTCCTCATCCTCGACGAGCCCACCTCCAGCCTGGACCGCGCGGAGGTCGCGGAACTGTTCCGCGTCATCCGTCAGCTGCGCGACGCGGGGGTCGCGATCCTCTTCGTCTCCCACTTCCTGGAGCAGGTGTACGACCTCTCCGACCGCATGACGGTGCTGCGCAACGGCCGTTTCGTCGGAGAGTTCCTCACCGCGGAACTGCCTCGGCGCGAACTGATCTCGCACATGATCGGCCGGTCGGGGGAGGCGCTGGCCGGCATCGAGGAACAGGCCCGCGCCGCCGTGACCACCCACTCCGCCCGCGAGACCCCGCTCATGACGGGCCTCGGGATCGGGCGCTCCGGCGTGGTGGAACCCTTCGACCTCGACCTCTACCCCGGGGAGATCGTGGGTTTCGCCGGTCTGCTGGGATCAGGCCGTTCCGAGGCGGCCCGGCTCCTGGTCGGAGCGGACCGCCCCGACCAGGGGACGCTCACGCTGGACGCCCGCCCCGTGAAGCTGCCCACCCCGCTGGCAGCCCTGCGCCGCCACATCGCCATGTCCAGCGAGGACCGCAAGAAGGAGGGGATCATCGGCGACCTCACGGTCCGGGAGAACATCGCACTGGCCCTGCAGGCCGGCCGCGGTACCTGGCGGCGCATCCCCGCGCGTGAACTCGACGAGATCGTCCAGAAGTACATGGTCGTCCTCAACATCAACCCGCCCAACCCCAACGCGCTCATCCGCAACCTCTCCGGGGGCAACCAGCAGAAGGTCCTGCTGGCGCGTTGGCTGGCCACCGCCCCCCGGCTGATGGTCCTGGACGAACCCACCCGGGGCATCGACATCGGGGCCAAGACCGAGATCCAGCGCCTCGTCGCCGACCTCGCCGCCGACGGGATGTCCATCGTCTTCATCTCCTCCGAACTGGAGGAGGTGCTGCGCCTGAGCCAGCGCATCGTCGTGATGCGCGACCGGCAGAAGATCGCCGAGATCACCAACGACGCCTCGGTCACCACCGACACCATCCTCGAAACCATCGCCGACACGGAGGTGAGGGCGTCGTGA
- a CDS encoding ABC transporter substrate-binding protein — protein sequence MSTFPSPSRRSFVAAGLAAAVWGLSACGADESTGTAAAGDAVSVGFSQLGAESGWRTANTESVKASLTTAKGFDLKFVDAQQKQENQIKALRDFIAQDVDVIAFSPVIETGWDEVLQEIKDAGIPVVLVDRTVDTSVEDPYTTWIGADFEQEGKTAGEWVAKNAPGAKVFELQGTLGSGAQVDREKGFNAIAGNQVVGKASGNFTRAEGKTAVEAALQTYPETTLIFTHNDDMGLGAIEAVEAAGKTPGKDVQIVSVDGVRDGLQALVDGKFNYVVECNPVFGTQLAELVKKVAAGEDVPKETIVKDEAFDQTTTQATVDARAY from the coding sequence ATGTCCACGTTCCCTTCCCCCTCTCGCCGCTCGTTCGTCGCCGCCGGTCTCGCCGCCGCCGTCTGGGGGCTCAGCGCCTGCGGTGCGGACGAGTCCACCGGGACCGCCGCGGCCGGCGACGCCGTCAGCGTCGGCTTCTCCCAGCTGGGGGCCGAGAGTGGTTGGCGCACGGCGAACACCGAGTCGGTCAAGGCCAGCCTCACGACGGCCAAGGGGTTCGACCTGAAGTTCGTCGACGCCCAACAGAAGCAGGAGAACCAGATCAAGGCGCTGCGCGACTTCATCGCCCAGGACGTCGACGTCATCGCCTTCTCCCCGGTCATCGAGACCGGCTGGGACGAGGTCCTGCAGGAGATCAAGGACGCCGGGATCCCCGTCGTCCTCGTCGACCGCACGGTCGACACCTCGGTCGAGGACCCCTACACCACCTGGATCGGCGCGGACTTCGAGCAGGAGGGCAAGACCGCGGGGGAGTGGGTCGCCAAGAACGCCCCGGGCGCCAAGGTCTTCGAACTCCAGGGAACCCTCGGCTCCGGTGCGCAGGTCGACCGCGAGAAGGGTTTCAACGCGATCGCCGGGAACCAGGTGGTCGGCAAGGCCAGCGGGAACTTCACCCGGGCCGAGGGCAAGACCGCCGTCGAGGCCGCGTTGCAGACCTACCCCGAGACCACCCTCATCTTCACCCACAACGACGACATGGGGCTGGGCGCGATCGAGGCCGTCGAGGCCGCGGGCAAGACCCCCGGCAAGGACGTGCAGATCGTCTCCGTCGACGGCGTCCGCGACGGCCTGCAGGCCCTGGTGGACGGCAAGTTCAACTACGTCGTGGAGTGCAACCCGGTGTTCGGGACCCAGCTCGCGGAACTGGTCAAGAAGGTGGCGGCCGGCGAGGACGTTCCCAAGGAGACCATCGTCAAGGACGAGGCGTTCGACCAGACCACCACCCAGGCCACCGTGGACGCCCGGGCCTACTGA
- a CDS encoding LacI family DNA-binding transcriptional regulator produces the protein MSETIRGNVDGARPPAMSDVAKLAGVSHQTVSRVLNDHPNVKDETRARVRSAIAELGYRRNEAARALVTRRTGAIGVITEDSPLYGPTMTLIAIEGAARSQGTYVSVATVTRWEVATVQATLEHFLDQGVDGVVVIASHDEAVRAVKDYSRRLPVVMVGPTRVNGDIHTVAVNQYAGAGLAVGHLLDLGHTEILHVSGPSMWLDARARERGWLDAMLQSGAVPRDPVPGDWTASSGFAIGRSLLGQRDDRALPTAVFTANDQLALGLLHAFADAGVSVPREVSVVGFDDVEGSEHFFPPLTTVTPDWAALGARCLERMTAAIDHLPAEGALVGARLTVRASSGPPRR, from the coding sequence GTGTCTGAAACGATCCGCGGGAACGTCGACGGTGCCCGGCCCCCGGCGATGAGCGACGTGGCCAAGCTCGCGGGGGTCTCCCACCAGACGGTGTCGCGGGTCCTCAACGACCACCCCAACGTCAAGGACGAGACGCGGGCGCGGGTGCGCTCGGCGATCGCGGAGCTCGGCTACCGGCGCAACGAGGCCGCCCGGGCCCTCGTGACGCGCCGCACCGGGGCGATCGGCGTCATCACCGAGGACTCCCCGCTCTACGGGCCGACCATGACGCTGATCGCCATCGAGGGCGCGGCCCGCAGTCAGGGCACCTACGTCTCGGTCGCCACGGTCACCCGCTGGGAGGTGGCGACGGTCCAGGCGACCCTGGAGCACTTCCTGGACCAGGGCGTGGACGGCGTCGTCGTCATCGCCTCGCACGACGAGGCCGTGCGGGCGGTGAAGGACTACAGCCGACGGTTGCCCGTCGTCATGGTGGGGCCCACGCGCGTCAACGGGGACATCCACACCGTGGCCGTGAACCAGTACGCCGGAGCGGGTCTCGCGGTGGGCCACCTCCTGGACCTGGGGCACACCGAGATCCTGCACGTCAGCGGGCCGTCGATGTGGCTGGACGCGCGGGCGCGGGAACGCGGGTGGCTCGACGCGATGCTGCAGTCCGGAGCGGTGCCGCGCGATCCGGTTCCGGGGGACTGGACGGCGTCCTCGGGTTTCGCCATCGGGCGGTCCCTGCTCGGACAGCGGGACGACCGGGCTCTGCCCACGGCCGTTTTCACCGCCAACGACCAACTCGCCCTCGGCCTGCTGCACGCCTTCGCCGACGCCGGCGTCAGCGTCCCGCGGGAGGTGTCCGTGGTGGGTTTCGACGACGTCGAGGGGTCCGAGCACTTCTTCCCGCCGTTGACCACCGTGACGCCGGACTGGGCCGCGCTCGGGGCCCGCTGCCTGGAACGCATGACGGCGGCCATCGACCACCTGCCCGCCGAGGGGGCCCTCGTCGGTGCGCGGTTGACCGTGCGGGCCAGCAGCGGTCCACCGCGTCGCTGA
- a CDS encoding ATP-binding protein, with protein MREPRRLVLDAETSAVPLARHWASEVCSGQGLPTEALGVLQLLVTEAVANAVEHGSGPITVEVDTLGRGVHVTVHDTCPDHPVLRHVDAMATGGRGVALIDQLATGWGVEEEPEDGKTVWFDVATDAEWPT; from the coding sequence GTGCGTGAACCCCGACGCCTGGTCCTCGACGCCGAGACCTCGGCCGTCCCTCTCGCGCGGCACTGGGCCTCGGAGGTCTGCAGCGGGCAGGGCCTGCCCACCGAGGCGCTCGGGGTCCTCCAGCTGCTCGTGACCGAAGCCGTGGCCAACGCGGTGGAACACGGCAGCGGACCCATCACCGTCGAGGTCGACACCCTCGGCCGGGGTGTGCACGTCACCGTGCACGACACCTGCCCCGACCACCCCGTCCTGCGCCACGTCGATGCGATGGCCACCGGCGGTCGCGGTGTCGCGCTGATCGACCAGCTCGCCACCGGCTGGGGCGTGGAGGAGGAGCCCGAGGACGGGAAGACCGTCTGGTTCGACGTGGCCACCGACGCCGAGTGGCCGACCTGA
- a CDS encoding universal stress protein: MRTTVGFSGSGASRRALRWAVQDCAATAHPLHVVLASGAAAGPGELDALLAEELSRVPGREPEVDVTVTTGDPASALLRAAADSAELVLGCGRKVAPIGPGTGKVLSVVLPRSPAAVVLVGPQAVLTAPRRLLIVSSTDAAVSEWALERGGDLPLRLLTTWQARSVATRPSDAERRRAHLVAVARHQAVRSVLSAATARPVRADVTEGSVGEVVPQRLTVGDLVVVAAASVRAMPIRTLRSPVVLVPASERRVELPAPDVVDLRDDVRQGLQRS, encoded by the coding sequence ATGCGCACGACGGTGGGTTTCTCCGGGTCCGGCGCGTCCCGGCGGGCGCTGCGCTGGGCGGTCCAGGACTGCGCGGCGACCGCGCACCCGCTGCACGTCGTGCTGGCCTCCGGAGCCGCGGCCGGACCGGGTGAACTGGACGCCCTCCTCGCCGAGGAGCTGAGCCGGGTCCCGGGCCGGGAACCGGAGGTGGACGTCACCGTCACGACCGGCGACCCGGCGAGCGCCCTCCTGCGGGCGGCGGCCGACAGCGCGGAACTGGTCCTCGGGTGCGGGCGGAAGGTGGCCCCGATCGGCCCCGGGACGGGGAAGGTCCTCAGCGTGGTCCTGCCGCGCAGCCCCGCCGCCGTCGTCCTCGTCGGCCCGCAGGCCGTCCTCACGGCCCCCCGGCGGCTGCTGATCGTCTCCTCGACGGACGCCGCCGTGAGCGAGTGGGCGCTGGAGCGGGGCGGTGACCTCCCGCTGCGCCTGCTGACGACGTGGCAGGCCCGCTCCGTCGCGACCCGGCCCAGCGACGCCGAACGACGTCGTGCCCACCTCGTCGCCGTGGCGCGCCACCAGGCCGTCCGCTCGGTGCTGTCCGCCGCCACGGCCCGTCCCGTGCGGGCCGACGTGACCGAGGGGTCGGTGGGGGAGGTCGTCCCGCAGCGCCTCACCGTGGGCGACCTCGTCGTGGTCGCGGCGGCGAGCGTACGGGCGATGCCGATCAGGACGTTGCGCTCGCCGGTGGTGCTCGTCCCGGCGAGCGAGCGGCGCGTCGAACTGCCCGCGCCGGACGTCGTGGACCTGCGGGACGACGTCCGGCAGGGCCTGCAGCGCAGCTGA
- a CDS encoding ABC transporter permease: MIDERPAEVGVPPSRRRRRSGSATVLGIWGVLVLAFLFLPIVVIVVYSFNTGRLLTSWQGAGFDAYVAGLDRPVIRAAVVTSLESALGAAVLSAVIGSLAGLALARRAGRWTALLTLLLGLTLVTPEIMDAISLLGWFVSLNTEAGLPLFGDGIARLVIAHSVLSTAVVTFIVRARVSGLDSRLEEAAADLYATPWRRFRDVTLPLAAPGVLAGGLMAFTLSLDNTIVASFVSLPGASPWPVYVFSALRAGLRPEIAAVSTLLLLLTLVALGVVALVLRRSGDSASDIARTMAGG; this comes from the coding sequence GTGATCGACGAGCGGCCGGCGGAGGTCGGGGTTCCTCCCTCGCGGCGGCGGCGCCGGTCGGGGTCGGCGACGGTGCTGGGGATCTGGGGCGTGCTCGTCCTGGCGTTTCTGTTCCTGCCGATCGTCGTCATCGTCGTCTACTCCTTCAACACCGGGCGGTTGCTGACCTCCTGGCAGGGGGCGGGGTTCGACGCCTACGTCGCGGGACTGGACCGCCCGGTGATCCGGGCCGCCGTCGTGACGTCGCTGGAGTCGGCGCTGGGCGCCGCGGTGCTGTCGGCGGTCATCGGATCGCTGGCGGGCCTCGCGCTGGCGCGTCGTGCGGGGCGCTGGACGGCGCTGCTCACCCTGTTGCTGGGCCTCACCCTCGTGACCCCCGAGATCATGGACGCGATCTCCTTGCTGGGGTGGTTCGTCTCGCTGAACACCGAGGCCGGGTTGCCGTTGTTCGGCGACGGGATAGCCCGGCTCGTCATCGCGCACTCGGTGCTCTCCACGGCCGTCGTCACCTTCATCGTGCGGGCCCGGGTCTCGGGGCTGGACTCCCGGCTGGAGGAGGCCGCCGCGGACCTCTACGCCACCCCGTGGCGCAGGTTCCGCGACGTCACGCTGCCGCTGGCCGCACCGGGGGTCCTCGCGGGTGGGTTGATGGCCTTCACGTTGAGCCTCGACAACACGATCGTCGCCAGCTTCGTGTCGCTGCCCGGGGCGAGTCCGTGGCCGGTCTACGTGTTCTCGGCCCTGCGGGCCGGTCTCCGACCGGAGATCGCCGCCGTCTCCACCCTGTTGCTGCTGCTGACCCTGGTGGCCCTGGGCGTCGTGGCGTTGGTCCTGCGCCGATCGGGTGACTCCGCCTCCGACATCGCCCGCACGATGGCGGGTGGGTGA
- a CDS encoding ABC transporter permease gives MLRRLRAPHGALALPAWVFLLGFFVAPVALVVWYSFGYKPGLFGTHANDVLSLDRYGEALGGSFLRTFWNTLRIGVVGTLICLVVALPFAYWLAVKVPARWRGLLLALVLVPFWTNFLVRTLGWQIALSPEGPFSTALQAIGGGPLDVLYTRGAVQLGVVYNYLPLMLLPVYVALERTSQALREASRDLGAGRWRTFADVTLPLAFPGIASGCLLVFVPLMGDYVTATVLGGAKGNMVGQLVASQFQTAQNWALGSAMAVVLVLFTGGTVLLTAAVLLVVRRVVRASRRVDLEGVTA, from the coding sequence ATGCTGCGCCGGCTCCGGGCCCCCCACGGGGCGCTGGCCCTGCCTGCCTGGGTGTTCCTGCTCGGGTTCTTCGTCGCGCCCGTCGCCCTGGTCGTCTGGTACAGCTTCGGCTACAAACCCGGGCTGTTCGGAACCCACGCCAACGACGTCCTGTCCCTCGACCGCTACGGCGAGGCGCTGGGCGGGTCGTTCCTGCGGACGTTCTGGAACACCCTGCGCATCGGTGTCGTCGGCACGCTGATCTGCCTCGTCGTCGCGCTGCCGTTCGCGTACTGGCTCGCGGTGAAGGTCCCCGCCCGCTGGCGCGGTCTGCTGCTGGCGCTCGTCCTGGTGCCGTTCTGGACGAACTTCCTCGTCCGGACGTTGGGGTGGCAGATCGCGCTCTCCCCGGAAGGACCGTTCTCGACCGCGCTGCAGGCGATCGGCGGTGGTCCGCTGGACGTCCTCTACACCCGCGGCGCCGTCCAGCTGGGGGTCGTCTACAACTACCTGCCGCTCATGCTGCTGCCCGTCTACGTCGCCCTGGAGCGGACGAGTCAGGCCCTGCGCGAGGCGAGCCGGGACCTCGGGGCCGGGCGGTGGCGCACGTTCGCCGACGTCACCCTGCCCCTGGCGTTCCCCGGGATCGCGTCGGGTTGCCTGCTGGTGTTCGTCCCGCTGATGGGTGACTACGTCACCGCGACCGTCCTGGGCGGGGCGAAGGGGAACATGGTCGGGCAGCTGGTCGCGAGCCAGTTCCAGACCGCGCAGAACTGGGCCCTCGGGTCGGCGATGGCCGTGGTCCTCGTGCTGTTCACGGGGGGCACCGTCCTCCTGACGGCGGCCGTGCTGCTCGTGGTGCGCCGCGTCGTGCGCGCCTCGCGCCGGGTCGACCTCGAGGGGGTGACGGCGTGA